One genomic region from Phragmites australis chromosome 1, lpPhrAust1.1, whole genome shotgun sequence encodes:
- the LOC133928293 gene encoding protein indeterminate-domain 12-like → MCACKVSCLLSMSRAAVIRECTGSFSSVSNTAREVEEELLHHQQRQYNIKPFLGSSPPEMGNDDGDLQHVIGTSESPPAPPAAKKKRSLPGTPDPSAEVIALSPRTLMATNRFVCEICHKGFQRDQNLQLHRRGHNLPWKLRQRGGEGADGPPRKRVYVCPEASCVHHNPSRALGDLTGIKKHYCRKHGEKKWNCERCAKRYAVHSDWKAHAKVCGTREYKCDCGTVFSRRDSFVTHRAFCDALAQENNKLAQPMNMATVASALQGQAHHLALPSQADDDDFGLDTKSPQLRMLPATSDDDTADANPLLPLSMAGCMLLSSLGATRAPSPSFFSGSKLGPMGLDGPSHPNTGFPPVGSASMSATALLQKAAEMGATTSGYGTSFSTVGFGPMLGGSDHLSTLSPFGPCDGLPLGQTQLFGFDAGGLLPGQLYSGGEHGVGSLMHGGQQMEHRRPDDVRVVDYMGVSDQRGFNGVGPFGPHMGPWT, encoded by the exons atgtgtgcatgcaaGGTTAGTTGCCTATTATCCATGTCGCGAGCTGCTGTAATAAGGGAGTGTACTGGCAGCTTCTCTTCTGTGAGCAATACAGCCagggaggtggaggaagagttgTTGCATCACCAACAGCGGCAGTACAACATCAAGCCGTTCCTGGGTAGCAGCCCGCCGGAGATGGGCAACGATGACGGTGATCTCCAGCATGTCATCGGCACCTCGGAGTCGCCGCCTGCCCCGCCGGCtgcgaagaagaagaggagcctTCCGGGAACACCAG accCGAGCGCTGAGGTGATCGCATTGTCGCCGCGGACGCTGATGGCGACGAACCGGTTCGTGTGCGAGATCTGCCACAAGGGTTTCCAGCGCGACCAGAACCTGCAGCTGCACCGGCGCGGGCACAACCTGCCGTGGAAGCTACGgcagcgcggcggcgagggcgcggACGGCCCACCGCGGAAGCGCGTGTACGTGTGCCCAGAGGCGTCGTGCGTGCACCACAACCCGTCGCGCGCGCTGGGGGACCTGACGGGGATCAAGAAGCACTACTGCCGCAAGCACGGCGAGAAGAAGTGGAACTGCGAACGCTGCGCCAAGCGCTACGCCGTGCACTCCGACTGGAAGGCGCACGCCAAGGTCTGCGGCACCCGCGAGTACAAGTGCGACTGCGGCACTGTCTTCTCCAG GCGAGACAGCTTCGTGACGCACAGGGCTTTCTGCGACGCCCTGGCCCAGGAGAACAACAAGCTGGCGCAGCCCATGAACATGGCCACGGTGGCCTCGGCCCTCCAGGGTCAGGCACACCACCTCGCGCTGCCATCCCaggccgacgacgacgacttcgGCCTGGACACCAAAAGCCCGCAGCTCAGGATGCTCCCCGCCACCTCTGACGACGACACCGCCGACGCGAACCCGCTCCTGCCGCTCAGCATGGCCGGCTGCATGCTCCTTTCTAGCCTCGGCGCGACAAGAGCGCCCTCGCCTTCGTTCTTCAGCGGCAGCAAGCTAGGTCCGATGGGCCTTGACGGGCCTAGTCATCCTAACACGGGCTTCCCGCCGGTCGGCTCGGCGAGCATGTCCGCCACGGCGCTGCTGCAGAAGGCGGCGGAAATGGGGGCAACCACGAGCGGCTATGGCACGAGCTTCTCCACTGTCGGCTTCGGACCCATGCTGGGCGGATCCGATCATCTTTCCACCTTGAGCCCTTTCGGGCCGTGTGATGGGCTGCCTTTGGGCCAGACGCAGCTGTTTGGGTTCGACGCAGGCGGGCTCTTGCCGGGCCAGCTCTACAGTGGCGGCGAGCACGGCGTCGGGTCGCTGATGCACGGCGGGCAACAGATGGAGCACCGGCGGCCGGACGACGTGCGCGTGGTGGATTACATGGGCGTCAGCGACCAAAGAGGCTTCAATGGCGTAGGCCCATTTGGGCCTCACATGGGTCCATGGACCTAG